TATATTTTATCTTTTTTTTGCCTTTTCATGTTATGCTCAGCAACTATCTCCTTGTACACTTTATCTCCATCAGAATTCATATGAAAAATCAACTCCCTCGTAATTATTATTTATCCATTGGCTTATATTAGATATTTTTTCCTTCAATTCTATAATTTGTTCTGTTAATGAACCGTTATCATTTAACCTTTTATATATTTGAGCCAAATTCCCATAAGCTCTCATCAAGATCATATAATTATTCAGCGATGGGATGTCGGTCGACAATTTAACGCAATAATTCACATTGTCTGCAGCAGTTCTACCAGCTTGCTCTAATTCTCCTTTTTCCTCATATGCCTTCACTATAACAAAGTAAGAACGAAACAAATCATAGTAGTTTGATAAATGATTTATGTATATTTCTTTTGCCTTTAAACCAATTTTTATTATTCTGTCAAAATCCGGTTGATCATGTTGAAGCATCAGCTTACACATGGATACATAGTTTTCATACAACCTATGATATATATCTTCCTTATTATCGTCCAATCCATTCTTTATTTTATCGAAATTTTCAATTACAGCCTTTTTTATAAAGTTCTCTGCATTCCTATAATCTTCTACTTTCATATATAAGTTACCAAGAATATCGTACAATTCTGCGATATATGCTTTATTTGTTTTCTCAGAGTACATTGCAGCTATTCTTGTTTCATAAAAAAAGCTATTGTTCTTTCCTAATTTCTCAAATAAGCTTAAAGCCAATTCAGCATAATAAATCCCTTGCCACAATTCCTTCTTATTCTTACAATAATTTAGGTAACATCGTGCCAAAACCATGTAGCTTATAGAAATAGCTCTTATACCCGTCTCGATTAACATATCTTTATGCCATATTTCCTTATAGGAAAACATACCTAGCAACCGATAAATATAATAAATTATACGCATATTATTTCTGAAAAATAGTGTACTTCCTTCAAGTCCAAAGTAATCATACACATCCTTTATTAGGAGTTGATAAAAACGATTTATCTTTTTCAAACTAAAAGCATTCATCTTCCTGCTTTTTATAACCTGTTGATTCAAATATCTCAAAAAATCGTCCGTATTTTCATAATTCTTTATTTCATATTCAACTATCTGTAGCATAAGCGAATCGTCATCTGCTAATACTATATCGTTAAGTTGAGAAAACAGCTCCTGCGCAGTTCTGTACATACTTTCAGAGACTTGTTCGTCTTTCTGATATACGGCATCTATAGTTTTATTTATGTACTCACAAATCATCTCTGCGTTTTCACATTCTTCAGCTATTGAGATTGTATCAGCAACACGAACTGTATCATCCAAGGGTAATGTTTCAAAATATTCAATCATCTCTATACGCAATTTCTCCGCGCGATTACACTTTTCTCGTACCTCTGTCCGAAAACTCTTATGCATAAAATCATATCGTCCATCTTCTCTTATCAGGATATACGGTTTTGCAAGCTTTACAAATCTGGACATATCCAATTCAGACCATTTAATATTCTCATGGTATATGCTAACTAAATTCTCAATATCCGAAGTCCTTAGCCCTCCGGATGAAAGTGCAATATAATCTATAGCAAGCTGTATAAAGTCTTCATTTATTCTCATTGCTATATTGGAGAGCAAATACGCGCCCACATTTTGTGGCAAACTTCTTATATATGCAATTTGGTATTCGTTAATAGCCGCCATGCCATTATCCAATTTGTCTATTGCTCTTATCTGTTCAAAATCACTATGCCCAAGCATCATCATTATATTGTACACAATGCTTAAGTATAATGGCTCATTGGAACGATTCTGATTTAATATCTCCTGGATTACTTTGTCACTTAATCTATTCGAAACACTTTCTCTTATTTTATCTATTACATTCTTTTTTTCAGATTCTTTCATACCTTTCAACATAATTTGTTTAATCGGGCGACCTGGTATATATTTCGGTGTATATGACAGAACAAATTTTATGTTTGAAGGTATATATCTAAACGCGCTAACCATGTCCTGTCCAAGCTGTAGAAGTTGATCTGCACCATCTATGAAAATAAGCAGTCTTCGTTTTTCAAATCCAAATCTAAACAAATACGAATTAAGAACACTTATACTGTCTCTTTCTTGAATATCCGGCATATATCCAAAATTGGTCTCAAAAAAAGCATTTAAATAATATATGACTCCATATACAGTAGAACTATTCTTTGTAATGCCGCAAAAAACAGGAATAACTATAGTGCTATTTCCTCCATAGTTGTAAGCGAGTTGGCTGATAAATGTACTCTTTCCCATTCCTGGTTCTCCTACAATCCCCAGTATTCTATGATTTGAATTTAATCCATTATTTACCAGTTTTTCCAAATCTGGTCTTGCCCCGTATTGTATATACTTTTGCCTTGCATAATTCCAATGTTGCCTTTGCTCCCGATCAAACAATGACAATCCTTTATATTGGGATAATCTATCACTTATTTTTTCTTTTATATCAAAAAGAACCTTCTCTTTGAACGCATCAAATTTCAATCCTGATCCCGTCCAATGTGCCTGATACGTATATGTCTGATTTGGAAATAATTCTTTTATTCTTTGTTTCAAACGTTTAAGCTTGCTAGCACTGTCTGTATCTTCGCTTTCATATTCCGGTGGAATTATGCCATCCAACTCCCTAAAATAGAATAATGCATTAGGATTATTTCTTGCCAATGCCCCATACTGTATCTCAAGCTCAGTAACACTTTTATCATAGTACTCCGCCTGTAAATCTATATCGCTTACATACTTTTTGTCCGGTACCCAACCATATCTATTTCCAAGAAGGACAACCATATATGGATTACAACGCTCAATTTCATCCAAACATACAGACAAAATTTTCTTTGAACCTTCTACTTCATCATATCCTGTAGTGTCAATGCCCCAGCGTAAGTCACACAATTCTACTTGCTCACCATATTGAGACGCATACTCATTCAACTCAGGAACTATTTCGTCATGAAGAATATCGCGTTCATAATCCATATCTTTAAATGTACTTGACACGAAAATTTTTATCATATGTATCCCCCACATCTTAAGCAATCCATTAATTGCCGAATCGGCAATTAATATATCACTAATATTTTGCACTTTCCCAGAATTACTTCCCTCTATCCAAGTATTCCTCCCGATTCTGGTGGAATGCTACCTATTGTATTCATTATTTGCCGATATATATTTTTTAACATGTACATTTGTTTCTACCTTGTATATCTGTACTTGCCAGGGAAATATCGCATGAAAGATAATATTTTCGCATTGATATCCTTGTGAAAGAATATCCTTCCGCAGAAAATCCACTTTGATATTCATAAGAGACATAATAGACAATCTTTGTAGTTTTTATTCAAAATCCAGTCGCTCCCCAGCATATTCTGTCGTTTTTTGACAAATAAATTATAACATTTTGCCTACTTATTGACAATAAATATATCTGCTTAACTCATCGCCTAACTCATCGCAACCTTGGTGCCATGCACTGAATATTTATTTTCCATCAAAATATTGACATTAAATACTAAAAATATCATTTTCAATTTTTTATTCCACGTTTTACCATAAATCAATCAACGGTCCACACATCTTCTTATAGTAACTGCGACTTCCCGGCTCCTTATCTTCATCCAATACTCTCATCTTGCGAATACGTCGATTGGTAATTCTGCCAGTATCTTTATACATGGTTTTACTTGTTGAAATAGCACATCCGCATTTGCAATACTTAATGCTCCCATGATATACACGGATGTCGCCACAAGCAGAGCGATAGGTATGCGTATATGGATTAAACCAATATCTATCAATGTACGAAACAAACGTCCCAAAATAATCAAAGTCAAATCCATGATAATCAATATATGACGCATTCATCACCCTTGCCCCATAAACCTTTGATAAATCAAGTCGCGGATTCCACGACAAAAACTGTCTATACATTTTCTTTTTATGCAATCTCTTTCTAACCCATGCATTCTCCCGTGACTTCCTTATAAGACAATCTTCTTCATGCAAAACGTGACCAAATGCCTCTATGTCATCGGACATATACTTCTCAATGAAATCAGTATTGCTCTCCATATCAATAAGTGCCTCTTCCATCTCCCAGTTGTAGCAATCGTTCATGTAAATCACCTTCCTCGTTATCATCTAAGTAAAGTATAGACTGTGTATTAATGAATTTTTTCAGGGGAAAAGAAATCTCAAACATAGATTTTAACAACTGCAAATAAAGAATTCTCAAAAAGCACATGTTTTCTACATTTTCCTGTTGAACCTTCTGAGCCTGTTGTCCGGATTCTCCTGAAGCTCCAAATCCCTCAAAATGTCCTTCTGCGTCAGTTCCTCCGCTTCGTGCTGCGCCTGCTTCTGTGCCAGATTGTTCAGCTACACAGCTTTCTCCGCCAGATACGCCTCCGCTGTCGGCAGATAGGTTTCAAGCGTTCCGGTCTTTCCATCCGTGATTGCGTTGATGTCAATCTTCGTTGGCGGAAAGAAGGCTGCTCTCGGAATAACGCTTCGGCGGTTTGGTGAAATGCTCCGTAAGTATCTGCCGTGTCAGGCTTTGTCTTAAAATAATCGCAGAGATTATTCTCATAAACCTTGTATCCCTCACTTATCACGTGCTTTCCGCCTGCTGTGAAATCCCCGCCTCCGCAGGACAAAATAACCTTTGCCGAACCGTATTCCATCGGTGCTGTTGTCGCTACAAGGGGCCTCGCCGCAACAAGATAAAGTATTTTGTATAAAATAAAAGGACTCTATCTCTTAGTTAGAGATAGAATCCTTAGAAAACCCAATAAAAAAGGGGAAAACCCAATATTTGGAATTTTCCCCTAACTATCAAAGATAGATTTTATAAACGAAATCCTTAAAACGGTTCGCTTTCGTGTACTCCGGACGATGTGTCATGAAATCATTAACATCAGCTCTGGTAATCAGAAATTCCGTGAAGTACATATAGTTGTAATCTACTTTTCTACTTGTTAGCGATTGCAGCCTGAGCAGCAGCAAGTCTAGCAATAGGTACTCTGAATGGTGAACATGATACATAATCAAGACCAATCTTGTGGCAGAACTCAACTGATGAAGGATCTCCACCGTGCTCACCACAGATACCGATGTGAAGCTTTGGATTAACTGGCTTACCAAGCTTAACTGCCATATCCATGAGCTTACCAACACCTGTCTGATCAAGCTTAGCAAATGGATCGTTCTCGAAGATCTTAGCATCATAGTAAGCATTTAAGAACTTACCAGCATCATCTCTTGAGAATCCGAATGTCATCTGTGTAAGGTCGTTTGTACCGAAGCAGAAGAAGTCAGCTTCCTTAGCGATCTCATCAGCTGTAAGAGCTGCTCTTGGGATCTCGATCATTGTACCAACCTCATACTTAAGATCTACGCCAGCAGCAGCGATCTCAGCGTCAGCTGTCTCAACAACTACCTTCTTAACGTACTTAAGCTCCTTAACCTCACATACAAGTGGGATCATGATCTCTGGCTCAACTGTCCAATCTGGATGCTCCTTCTGAACCTCGATTGCTGCACGGATAACAGCCTTTGTCTGCATCTTAGCGATCTCTGGATATGTTACAGCAAGACGGCATCCTCTGTGACCCATCATAGGGTTGAACTCATGGAGTGAGTTGCAAAGTGCCTTAATCTCCTCAACGCTCTTGTTCTTAGCAGCAGCAAGCTTCTCAATGTCAGCCTCCTCTGTTGGAACGAACTCATGAAGAGGTGGATCCAGGAATCTGATAGTAACTGGGTTACCCTCAAGTGCCTCATAAAGAGCCTTGAAGTCTCCCTGCTGATATGGAAGGATCTTATTAAGAGCTTCCTCTCTCTCTTCTACTGTATCAGAGCAGATCATCTCACGGAATGCTGCGATTCTCTCTGGATCAAAGAACATATGCTCTGTACGGCAAAGACCGATACCCTCTGCACCAAGCTCACGTGCCTTCTTAGCATCTGCTGGTGTATCTGCATTTGTTCTAACCTTAAGTGTTCTATACTTATCAGCCCATGCCATAACACGGCCGAATGTTCCTGCGATCTGAGCATCAACTGTCTTGATAACTCCATCGTAAATGTTACCTGTTGTACCATCGATTGAGATGTAATCTCCCTCATGGAATTCCTTGCCAGCGAGTGTGAACTTCTTGTTCTCCTCGTCCATAACGATATCGCCACAACCTGATACACAGCATGTACCCATACCACGGGCAACAACTGCAGCGTGTGATGTCATACCACCACGAACTGTAAGAATACCCTGTGCTGACTTCATACCTGTGATATCCTCTGGTGAAGTCTCAAGACGTACAAGAACTACCTTCTCGCCTCTAGCTGCCCATGCCTCAGCATCGTCAGCTGTGAATACAACCTTACCACAAGCAGCACCTGGTGAAGCGCCAAGTCCCTTGCCCATTGGTGTAGCTGCCTTAAGAGCTGCTGCATCAAACTGTGGGTGAAGAAGTGTATCAAGGTTACGAGGATCGATCATTGCAACTGCCTCTTCCTCTGTCTTATGTCCCTCATCAACAAGGTCACAAGCGATCTGAAGAGCTGCCTGAGCTGTTCTCTTACCATTTCTACACTGAAGCATGTAAAGCTTCTTGTTCTCAACTGTGAACTCCATATCCTGCATATCATGGTAGTGATTCTCAAGAGTCTCACAAACCTTAATGAACTCTGCATAAGCATCTGGGAACTCCTGCTCCATCTGAGCGATTGGCATTGGTGTACGAACACCGGCAACAACGTCCTCGCCCTGTGCATTGATAAGGAACTCACCCATAAGCTTCTTCTCACCTGTTGCAGGGTCACGAGTAAATGCAACACCTGTACCAGACTCATTGTTCAAGTTACCGAATACCATAGGCATTACGTTAACTGCTGTACCCCATGAATAAGGGATATCGTTGTCTCTTCTGTATACGTTCGCACGTGGGTTATCCCATGAACGGAATACAGCCTCGATAGCTAACTTTAACTGCTCAACTGGGTCTGAAGGGAAATCTGTTCCTAACTGGTTCTTGTACTCTGCCTTGAACTGCTCAGCAAGTGTCTTGAGATCCTGTGCTGTAAGCTCTACATCGAACTTAACACCCTTCTCTTCCTTCATCTTGTCGATGAGCTGCTCGAAGTACTTCTTACCAACTTCCATAACAACGTCTGAGAACATCTGGATGAAACGTCTGTATGAATCGTATACGAAACGCTCGAATGCTGGATCTGGGTTGTGTGCTATCATAGCAGCAACAACGTCATCGTTAAGACCAAGGTTAAGGATTGTATCCATCATACCTGGCATAGATGCTCTTGCACCTGAACGAACTGATACAAGTAATGGATTCTCAAGATCTCCGAACTTCTTGCCGTTGATCTCCTCCATCTTCTTAACGCCATCCATAGCCTGAGCCATGATCTCGTCATTGATCTTACGGCCATCCTCATAGTACTGAGTACAAGCCTCTGTTGTAATTGTGAAACCCTGTGGAACTGGAAGACCAATTGCTGTCATCTCAGCAAGGTTTGCACCCTTACCACCGAGAAGATTACGCATGGTCATGTCGCCTTCGCTAAACATATAAACCCACTTGTTTGCCATTTGTTTGTTACCTCCTACGTAAACTTTATATTTCATGGTGTGAAGTCCCCGTGAAGTCTCCACACACGCTAGACTGATTATAACATATATGTCAACATTAGCAAACTCTTTTTTCTATATTTTGTGGCAACTGTTCAGAGCCAAGCAAAATTTCATAAAACAGGTGTAAAATGCTTGCATTTTTAAGACTGTTTTTGAAATTTTATTTAGCGGATACGCCACACCGACGAAATGCGTAGCATTTTGGAGGTTGGCTCTGAACAGTTACATTTAGTGTATCTTTTTTGTTTTTTACGCCTATATTGCCACAAAATTATCTCCTTTTGAGCAAATTTATTCGTAAAGATACAATTTCCAAATTGGCAAACCGCCCGCACAACCATATCCACCCACAAAAAACATAGGCTGCGGAATGCCGCAGCCTATGTTTAACTTTATATCATGTCGCCTATCGGCTTCATGTGGGTATTCACATTATATCAGTCTTGCGCAATTACAACTGTCACAATGCTCATTAAATTACAAATCACTCGCCGTCAATAGCTGCCTTGAGAATATCAAGACCAGCGATAAGATCCTCATCAGAGATGATAAGTGGTGGCATGATCTTGATGACTGCATTGTCACGACCTGCTCTCTCTATTACAAGGCCCTTCTTGAAAGCTCTTGCCGTGATGGCACCAGCTGTTGCATCGTCCTTAACCTCTACGCCCCAGAGGAGTCCGATACCACGTGTTGCAATTACATTTGGATCGCCGTCTATATTCTTCTCAAGATACTCTCTAACTATCTCGCCCTTACGTCTTGTCTCTGCCTCGATGTTGTTGTCAAGCATGAACTCAAGTCCTGCCTTTGCAGCTACCATTGAGAGCTGGATTCCACGGAATGTACCAGAATGCTCACCCGGCTTCCAGAGATCATACTCCGGCTTGAACATTGCAAGTCCCATAGGGAATGGGTATCCGCCGATTGACTTTGAAAGTGAGAACATATCAGGCTTGATTCCTGCTCTCTCAAATGAGAAGAATGTACCTGTTCTTGCACAGCCAACCTGTACGTCATCAACAACCATAAGGATGTCGTTCTTATCACAGAACTCACGGAGTGCCTTGAGGTACTCTACTGAGAATACATTTACACCGCCATCTGCCTGTACTGTCTCGATAAAGATTGCTGCAGGCTTCTCAACACCTGAGTGATCGTCATCAAGAAGTGTCTGCATGAACTTGATCGTATCAAGCTCTGGGAACATGTAAGGAGCTGGAATGTGGTATACGTTGTCAAGTCCAACGCCTGCTCCTGCACGGCTTGCAGCATCACTTGTAAGTGATATTGAACCAAGTGTCATACCATGGAAACAACCCATATATGCCCAGATCATCTCTCTCTTCTTAACCTTACGCGCAAGCTTTAAGAGTGACTCAACGGCATTTGTTCCTGTAGGACCTGCAAACATGATCTTGTAATCAAGTCCTCTAGGCTCAAGAACCTTTTTCTCAAAAAACTCGATGAATTCAGCTTTTGGTGCTGTCATCATGTCAAGAGAATGCATGATTCCATCGCTCTGGATGTAATCAATAACCTTCTCCTTTATATAATCATTGTTATGACCATAGTTCAGCGCGCCTGCTCCTGCGAAGAAGTCTATATACTCCCTTCCATTCTCATCATACATCTTGGCTCCCTTGGCCTTTGTGAATATCTCTGGGAAACTTCTGCTGTATGATCTTACATTTGCCTCGTATTCTGAAAATAACTCTTTACTATGCATCTTAATGCCTCCTGTAAATTCAGTGTCCCGTATTATCTCCGGTCACACCATCAATTAATATTCAAATTTCTTCTCAAAGTAAGCCTTCAGATCTTCAATCTTGACTCTCTCCTGCTCCATGGTATCTCTGTCACGAACTGTGACTGCTCCATCCTCAACAGAATCGAAATCATATGTTACACAGAACGGTGTTCCTATCTCATCCTGTCTTCTATATCTCTTACCTATGTTGCCTCTGTCATCGAACTCACAGTTATAGTACTTTGAAAGCTCTGCATAAATCTTCTCTGCACCCTCGTTGAGCTTCTTGGAAAGTGGAAGCACACCAATCTTAACTGGTGCAAGCTGTGGATGGAAATGAAGGACTGTACGGATGTCTGGCTTCTCCTCTGTTCCGATGTTCTCCTCGTCATATGCAGCACACAGGAATGCCAGTGTAACACGGTCAGCACCAAGTGATGGCTCGATTACATATGGAATGTACTTCTCCTTTGTCTCGTCATCGAAGTACTCCATGGACTCTCCTGATGTATTCTGGTGCTGTGTCAGATCGTAATCTGTTCTGTCAGCGATTCCCCAGAGCTCTCCCCATCCAAATGGGAATAAATACTCGATATCAGTTGTTCCCTTGGAGTAGAAACACAGCTCCTCATGTGAATGGTCACGGGCTCTCATCTCATCATCCTTGATTCCGAGATCCTTGAGCCAGTTGATACAGAAGCTTCTCCAGTACTCAAACCACTCCATATCTGTACCCGGCTTACAGAAGAACTCAAGCTCCATCTGCTCGAACTCTCTTGTTCTGAATGTGAAGTTACCAGGTGTTATCTCATTTCTAAATGACTTTCCTATCTGACCGATTCCAAATGGAACCTTCTTTCTTGAAGTTCTCTGTACATTCTTGAAGTTGACAAATATACCCTGTGCTGTCTCCGGTCTCAGGTATACAGTGTTCTTGGCATCCTCTGTTACACCCTGGAATGTCTTGAACATAAGGTTGAACTGTCTGATACCTGTGAAGTTGTGCTTTCCACATGTCGGACAGCAGATATTGTTCTTCTCAACGTACTCTTCCATCTGCTCGTTGCTCCATCCGTCTACCGCGCCCTCTGGAACAACTCCGTTTTCAGCCATAAAGTCCTCTATAAGTTTATCTGCACGGAATCTCTCATGACACTCTTTGCAATCCATAAGAGGATCAGCAAATCCTCCAAGGTGGCCTGAAGCAACCCATGTCTGTGGGTTCATAAGGATAGCACAGTCAACTCCTACATTGTAAGGGTTCTCCTGGATGAATTTCTTCCACCATGCTCTCTTAACGTTGTTCTTGAGTTCAACTCCGAGATTACCATAGTCCCATGTATTTGCGAGACCACCGTAAATCTCTGAACCTGGATAAACAAATCCTCTGCTCTTTGCCAATGCAACGATTTTGTCTAATGTCTTTTCCATTGTAATCCTCCAAATCATATTCGAATTTGCATTTTTTTCGCTCTATCCGCCTTATTTTATACTCATTCAAATATTTTTGCAAGGTTCACGGCATATTTTGTAATATTATTTATACAAAGCTACTATAATTTGTGCCGTCAGACATCACCTTATGACTTCTTCTTATTGCTTACTCGTTATGACTCTTGTATAATAGCACCGGATTGGTTCTTTCTAAAGCTCCAATTTTAAGTATTTTTATAGTACCAATTTGTAGTATTGGAATATGAATAAATCAAGTCACACGCAAATATCCAATGATACAACGTATTTTTAACGCTTATAATATGCAGGAAAGGAACACGGAAATGATATCAATAGACAAGACCTCCGATAAGTCTCTATACGAACAATTATATGAACAGATGAAATCTGAGATACTTAATGAGCACTATGCTGCAGGCGAAAAGCTACCTGCAACAAGACAACTCGCCGCCGAACATAAGCTGAGCCGCAACACAGTAGTATCTGCTTACAACCAGCTTGAACTTGAAGGATATATACGCTCCGTGACAGGCTCAGGCTACTATGTTGAGAACATCTCCGCATTTTCTCCAGACAAAAAGTCAAGACAAAGCCACAATATACAGCATTCTTCCAGGCAATCAGGAAAGACCTTTGACTACACGTTCAGCTACGGCAATCTGGACTACAACTGCTATCACTCCAGGGCCTGGCGCAAATGTCTCACGAACGCCTGGGACATGATATCCATGGCCGATACCGCCTCCTACCAGATGTCGCAGGGAAGCTACACCCTCCGCAGTCTTATCACCGAATATCTGTACATGTCCAGAGGTGTAAACTGCACACCGGAGCAGATCATCCTCACGAGCGGTCACCAGAGATCAATAGACATAATCACGCATATATTCAGTTCATCTGATTATTCATTTGCCATGGAGGATCCTGGCTACAACGGAACATGGGAGATCGTCAGCCAGAGTCCGTTCAGGATCATTCCAATACCGCTTGAGGACGACGGTGTGTCCATAGAACATATCCAGCGTCTCAGGGACACTCTGCTGTATGTAACGCCATCCCACCAGTTTCCTATGGGAAGTATACTGCCTATAAGCAAGAGGCTGGAGCTCATAGAGTGGGCTGTCCAGTCAGGAAGTTATATAATCGAGGATGATTACGACAGTGAACTCAGATACCAGAGCAGACCGATCCCATCCTTGCAGTCCATCGATAACAGCGGCCGCACTATATATCTTGGAACTTTCTCCAAGTCCATGTCGCCGGATCTTAGGATATCATATATGGTACTCCCTGAGAATCTGATGAAAGACTACAGCTCCAGATATTCACATACCAACTGTACAGTTCCTACCGTTCTGCAGCTTGCCCTTATTGAATTTATTCAGAGTGGAAATTATCAGCGCCACATAGGCGCAATGAAGAATCACTATAAGAAAAAACATGATTATATACTTAATTATGTGAAACAGAATCTGGAAGATGATGTCATCATGTACGGCGCTGGAGCGGGTCTGCACTTTGTAGCAGAGATAAAGAACTCCTATCTCACCCAGTCCGAACTCATATCTGCCTTTGAGCAGAAAGGCATACGAATCTTCTCCACAGAGCCATTCTGGATAAGAAAGAATCTCTGTCCTGAGAACCAGCTTCTGTTTGGTTTCAGCGCCATACCATATGAAAAACTTCCCGGCGCGATGAAGACGTTCTCTAAAATAATACACTCTCTATGATTTGTATTTTAGACAGGTAATATACAAAAAGAAGGGAATCTCACGTCATGTAGGATTCTCTTCTTTTTTTTCACGGCAGTGAGTCTATGATCTCCACTGACTTGAACTTTCTGTCCACGTACATATCCATAAACTGCTTCGATACTAGCTGTATCTCGGAAAGCACTGCATCGGACACATTGAAGTTATACATCTTACCAAGTTGTGCTCCATTTATGTATTGTATCGTGTACACCGCATCGTCAGATAGATGCAGCGGGTGTTTTGCCCTTCCTCTGCATCCATCGCAGAGCAGTCCGCCTGATGCGGCATCAAATACATTTGAAACCTCTGTCTTGCCACATATAGGGCAGTGGAAACTCTGTATTCCCTGACCGAACACATCCATAAGCTTTATCTCATACACACACCTGATGAGTTTTGCAGGCATCTGCCCCTTCTCGAGAGCCTTAAGGCTCACATACAGAAGATTGAGATAATCCGCCGCCCTGTCCCCTTCATGTGTCATGAAACTCATGACCTCACAGAAGTATGATGCATAGCAATATGCATCTATGTCCATGGTGAGTTGGTGGAAATATTCATCAACATCTATATTCACAAGCCGATATGAGTCACGTCCAGGGATCAGAGTAAAGCTCCCCATGACAAACATCTGTGTCTTAGACTGAAGGGGATTTGTTCCCCGCCTCACACCGGTAGCAAATACCGTGATCCTGCCACGTTCCTTTGTCAGAGCCACCATCCTCCTGTCATACTCACCCTGGAGGCTGCTGGACAATACAATTCCGTGCAGTGTAACTTCTTCTCTCATGATTGTATGTCCACCTCCATAACCAAAATCCTACTCGTCCTTGAATCCAAAGTTTCTCAGCAGTGTATCAGTATCTCTCCAGTCCTTCTTGACCTTGACCCACAGCTTCAGGTTGACCTTGGTATCAAGAAGTCTCTCTATTCCGTATCTTGCATGGGTTCCTATCTTCTTCAGCATAGCTCCCTGCTTCCCTATGATGATTCCCTTATGTGAATCCCTCTCACATATAATCGTAGCATCTATATCTATGATACCACCGTTTGGTCTTTCCTTCATTGAGTCTATGACAACTGCTATACCATGCGGTACCTCCTTGTCAAGCTGGCGTAGAGCCTGCTCCCTTATGAGTTCGGCAACGATCTGT
This sequence is a window from Coprococcus eutactus. Protein-coding genes within it:
- a CDS encoding aspartate aminotransferase family protein, coding for MHSKELFSEYEANVRSYSRSFPEIFTKAKGAKMYDENGREYIDFFAGAGALNYGHNNDYIKEKVIDYIQSDGIMHSLDMMTAPKAEFIEFFEKKVLEPRGLDYKIMFAGPTGTNAVESLLKLARKVKKREMIWAYMGCFHGMTLGSISLTSDAASRAGAGVGLDNVYHIPAPYMFPELDTIKFMQTLLDDDHSGVEKPAAIFIETVQADGGVNVFSVEYLKALREFCDKNDILMVVDDVQVGCARTGTFFSFERAGIKPDMFSLSKSIGGYPFPMGLAMFKPEYDLWKPGEHSGTFRGIQLSMVAAKAGLEFMLDNNIEAETRRKGEIVREYLEKNIDGDPNVIATRGIGLLWGVEVKDDATAGAITARAFKKGLVIERAGRDNAVIKIMPPLIISDEDLIAGLDILKAAIDGE
- a CDS encoding glycine--tRNA ligase, with translation MEKTLDKIVALAKSRGFVYPGSEIYGGLANTWDYGNLGVELKNNVKRAWWKKFIQENPYNVGVDCAILMNPQTWVASGHLGGFADPLMDCKECHERFRADKLIEDFMAENGVVPEGAVDGWSNEQMEEYVEKNNICCPTCGKHNFTGIRQFNLMFKTFQGVTEDAKNTVYLRPETAQGIFVNFKNVQRTSRKKVPFGIGQIGKSFRNEITPGNFTFRTREFEQMELEFFCKPGTDMEWFEYWRSFCINWLKDLGIKDDEMRARDHSHEELCFYSKGTTDIEYLFPFGWGELWGIADRTDYDLTQHQNTSGESMEYFDDETKEKYIPYVIEPSLGADRVTLAFLCAAYDEENIGTEEKPDIRTVLHFHPQLAPVKIGVLPLSKKLNEGAEKIYAELSKYYNCEFDDRGNIGKRYRRQDEIGTPFCVTYDFDSVEDGAVTVRDRDTMEQERVKIEDLKAYFEKKFEY
- the pdxR gene encoding MocR-like pyridoxine biosynthesis transcription factor PdxR, whose amino-acid sequence is MISIDKTSDKSLYEQLYEQMKSEILNEHYAAGEKLPATRQLAAEHKLSRNTVVSAYNQLELEGYIRSVTGSGYYVENISAFSPDKKSRQSHNIQHSSRQSGKTFDYTFSYGNLDYNCYHSRAWRKCLTNAWDMISMADTASYQMSQGSYTLRSLITEYLYMSRGVNCTPEQIILTSGHQRSIDIITHIFSSSDYSFAMEDPGYNGTWEIVSQSPFRIIPIPLEDDGVSIEHIQRLRDTLLYVTPSHQFPMGSILPISKRLELIEWAVQSGSYIIEDDYDSELRYQSRPIPSLQSIDNSGRTIYLGTFSKSMSPDLRISYMVLPENLMKDYSSRYSHTNCTVPTVLQLALIEFIQSGNYQRHIGAMKNHYKKKHDYILNYVKQNLEDDVIMYGAGAGLHFVAEIKNSYLTQSELISAFEQKGIRIFSTEPFWIRKNLCPENQLLFGFSAIPYEKLPGAMKTFSKIIHSL
- the recO gene encoding DNA repair protein RecO encodes the protein MREEVTLHGIVLSSSLQGEYDRRMVALTKERGRITVFATGVRRGTNPLQSKTQMFVMGSFTLIPGRDSYRLVNIDVDEYFHQLTMDIDAYCYASYFCEVMSFMTHEGDRAADYLNLLYVSLKALEKGQMPAKLIRCVYEIKLMDVFGQGIQSFHCPICGKTEVSNVFDAASGGLLCDGCRGRAKHPLHLSDDAVYTIQYINGAQLGKMYNFNVSDAVLSEIQLVSKQFMDMYVDRKFKSVEIIDSLP